A region from the Aegilops tauschii subsp. strangulata cultivar AL8/78 chromosome 5, Aet v6.0, whole genome shotgun sequence genome encodes:
- the LOC141022614 gene encoding uncharacterized protein, protein MRALFWNIRGFGHDGCRRQLIEYIRGEHIDIVAIQETMRTELSLPELDRLSSDLFAWHWLPSSGSTGHSGAILLGVKDATFEVGSMDRGQFFVSMELFERALNFKWEVIIVYGPADHSRSASFLEELHRKVSAASLPVVVGGDFNLLWFVEDKSNSNVNLARMQRFNDCIANLGLREIDRIGARFTWTNRQASPTQSVLDRVLVSPEWDLRCSLASLRAITRIGSDHVPLLLSSTDERPLIPPVLV, encoded by the coding sequence ATGCGTGCCCTCTTCTGGAACATCCGCGGCTTCGGCCATGATGGCTGCCGCCGCCAACTCATCGAATACATTCGCGGCGAACACATTGACATTGTCGCCATCCAAGAAACCATGCGCACGGAGTTATCTCTCCCGGAGCTCGATCGTCTGAGCTCCGATCTCTTTGCTTGGCATTGGCTCCCTTCTAGTGGGAGCACTGGCCATTCGGGTGCCATCCTTTTAGGTGTGAAGGATGCCACCTTCGAGGTGGGTAGCATGGATCGAGGCCAGTTCTTTGTTAGCATGGAACTCTTTGAGCGGGCGCTTAACTTCAAGTGGGAGGTCATCATCGTCTACGGCCCTGCTGACCACAGTAGGTCCGCCTCCTTCCTTGAGGAGCTCCACCGGAAGGTCTCGGCGGCTTCGCTTCCGGTGGTGGTTGGCGGTGACTTTAACCTACTCTGGTTCGTAGAGGACAAGAGCAACTCGAACGTTAACTTGGCGCGGATGCAGAGGTTTAATGACTGCATTGCTAACCTCGGTCTCCGCGAGATTGATAGGATTGGTGCCAGATTTACCTGGACCAATCGCCAGGCCTCCCCGACCCAGTCCGTCCTGGACCGGGTCCTAGTTTCCCCGGAATGGGACCTCCGCTGCTCCCTTGCTTCCCTCCGGGCCATCACCCGGATTGGCTCTGATCACGTCCCCCTCCTCCTGTCCTCCACCGACGAGCGGCCACTGATCCCCCCGGTTCTGGTTTGA
- the LOC141022613 gene encoding uncharacterized protein: MVEGSDADISNLKFLLLCFQQMASLKINFDKSDVMVMGYSPTESLLIANRLNCRLGSFPMTYLGTPISDTRLIVADLRPTVAKLQTRIEPWQGRWLSKAARTILINSSLSSLLLFLMSFYSLHETLHHEIAKV, from the coding sequence ATGGTCGAAGGCTCTGATGCGGACATCTCTAACCTTAagttcctcctcctctgcttccaACAAATGGCTAGCCTCAAGATCAACTTCGACAAGAGTGATGTGATGGTAATGGGCTACTCTCCTACGGAATCCCTGCTCATTGCCAACCGGCTCAACTGCCGCCTGGGCTCCTTCCCCATGACCTACCTGGGAACGCCCATTAGTGACACTCGGCTCATAGTCGCTGACCTTCGTCCGACTGTGGCCAAGTTACAAACGCGCATCGAGCCTTGGCAGGGTAGGTGGCTGTCGAAGGCGGCTCGGACGATCCTCATCAACTCCTCCCTCTCCAGTCTCCTCTTATTCCTCATGAGCTTCTACAGCCTGCACGAGACGCTCCACCATGAAATCGCCAAGGTCTAG